A single region of the Streptomyces sp. NBC_00425 genome encodes:
- a CDS encoding MFS transporter, translating to MALLVIASCQLMVVLDITIVNIALPDIQRSLDFSTTSLAWVVNAYTLTFGGLLLLGGRAGDILGRRRVFVFGVLLFVLASLLGGLAQNEPQLLAARALQGVGGAIASPTALSLVSTTFREGPERNRAFGVFAAVSAGGGAIGLLAGGMLVEWLNWRWVLFVNVPIGLLIALATPRYIKESERHPGRFDIAGALTSTVGMVLLVYGFIRAAQEGWRDTITLLSFAAAVVVLAVFVLIERRSRQPITPLHMFADRNRAGTYGIMLCLAAAIFGMFFFLTLFVQNVLGFSPLAAGFAFLPVSAVIAVGAGLASRFLPKYGPKPFMVVGAVLAAVGLSWLTLTDVHSTYAGSVLGPMLVFSLGMGMEFVSLTLMALSNVTPQETGAASGLLNATQQVGGSLGLSILVTMYGTASRNEADQQVSDFLAQATPAERLRFRQTGVLPDPWGDEVLTAGVSAAFVMAAIFTVLAALIAVLVIQVRPSDLERLKGGTVPGGV from the coding sequence ATGGCGCTGCTGGTCATCGCCTCGTGTCAGCTGATGGTGGTCCTCGACATCACCATCGTGAACATCGCACTGCCGGACATCCAGCGCTCCCTGGACTTCTCCACGACGAGCCTGGCCTGGGTGGTCAACGCCTACACCCTCACCTTCGGCGGACTGCTGCTGCTCGGCGGGCGCGCCGGCGACATCCTCGGCCGTCGGCGCGTGTTCGTCTTCGGCGTGCTGCTCTTCGTCCTCGCCTCGCTGCTGGGCGGTCTCGCCCAGAACGAACCGCAACTCCTCGCCGCGCGCGCCCTGCAGGGCGTCGGCGGGGCCATCGCGTCCCCGACCGCGCTCTCCCTCGTCAGCACGACGTTCCGTGAAGGCCCGGAGCGCAACCGGGCGTTCGGGGTCTTCGCCGCGGTCTCGGCCGGCGGCGGCGCGATCGGACTGCTCGCCGGCGGCATGCTCGTCGAGTGGCTGAACTGGCGGTGGGTGCTCTTCGTCAACGTCCCCATCGGGCTGCTCATCGCACTGGCCACGCCCCGCTACATCAAGGAGTCCGAGCGCCATCCCGGCCGCTTCGACATCGCCGGGGCACTGACGTCCACCGTCGGCATGGTCCTGCTGGTGTACGGGTTCATCAGAGCCGCCCAGGAAGGGTGGCGGGACACCATCACGCTGCTCTCGTTCGCCGCGGCCGTCGTCGTCCTCGCCGTGTTCGTCCTGATCGAGCGGCGCTCCCGGCAGCCCATCACGCCGCTGCACATGTTCGCCGACCGCAACCGGGCGGGCACGTACGGCATCATGCTGTGCCTCGCCGCGGCGATCTTCGGCATGTTCTTCTTCCTCACGCTCTTCGTGCAGAACGTGCTCGGCTTCAGCCCGCTCGCGGCCGGGTTCGCCTTCCTGCCGGTGAGCGCGGTCATCGCGGTCGGTGCCGGACTGGCCTCACGGTTCCTGCCGAAATACGGCCCCAAGCCGTTCATGGTGGTGGGCGCGGTCCTCGCCGCCGTCGGCCTGTCCTGGCTGACGCTGACGGACGTGCACTCCACGTACGCGGGCAGCGTCCTCGGGCCGATGCTCGTCTTCAGCCTCGGCATGGGCATGGAGTTCGTCTCCCTGACCCTCATGGCGCTCTCCAACGTCACCCCACAGGAGACCGGGGCGGCCTCGGGCCTGCTCAACGCCACCCAGCAGGTGGGCGGTTCGCTCGGCCTGTCCATCCTGGTCACCATGTACGGCACGGCCAGCCGGAACGAGGCCGACCAGCAGGTCTCCGACTTCCTCGCGCAGGCGACACCCGCCGAACGCCTGCGTTTCCGGCAGACCGGAGTGCTCCCCGACCCCTGGGGGGACGAGGTGCTCACCGCAGGCGTCTCGGCTGCCTTCGTCATGGCGGCGATCTTCACGGTTCTCGCCGCTCTGATCGCGGTGCTGGTCATCCAGGTCCGTCCGTCGGACCTGGAACGCCTCAAGGGCGGCACGGTCCCGGGCGGAGTCTGA
- a CDS encoding YihY/virulence factor BrkB family protein, with amino-acid sequence MAATSNSDHDHAMASVPGRNTAEPEKQVERQEPGEPGEPGQLPKRSWWAVLKGTVREFQDDELTDRAAALTYYGVLSMFPALLVLVSLLGLAGKSATDEVLDNLRKVAPGSARDVISDAVAELQGRGGVGSVMALVGLVLAIWSASGYTAAFIRSANAVYDMPEGRPVWKVLPVRVGVTVVLLVLAVVSALIVVFTGGLARQAGAALGIGDTALTVWSIAKWPVLIVLVTVMIALLYWATPNVRGRGLKWITPGSVLALLLWLIASAGFAFYVANFASYNKTYGTLAGVIVFLVWLWISNIAILLGLEFDAELARQRAVAGGLAEGEEPYVEPRDTRAWSEEDKRRAE; translated from the coding sequence ATGGCAGCGACATCGAACTCCGACCACGACCACGCCATGGCGTCGGTGCCCGGTCGGAACACGGCGGAGCCGGAGAAGCAGGTGGAGCGGCAGGAGCCGGGGGAGCCGGGGGAGCCGGGGCAGTTGCCGAAACGGTCGTGGTGGGCCGTGCTGAAAGGCACCGTGCGCGAGTTCCAGGACGACGAACTCACGGACCGGGCCGCCGCGCTGACGTACTACGGCGTTCTGTCGATGTTCCCCGCCCTGCTGGTGCTGGTATCGCTCCTGGGGCTGGCCGGCAAGTCGGCGACCGACGAGGTGCTGGACAACCTGCGCAAGGTGGCGCCGGGTTCGGCCCGGGACGTCATCAGCGACGCGGTCGCGGAGTTGCAGGGCCGGGGCGGCGTCGGCTCGGTCATGGCGCTGGTCGGCCTCGTCCTCGCCATCTGGTCGGCCTCCGGCTACACCGCGGCCTTCATCCGCAGCGCCAACGCCGTGTACGACATGCCCGAGGGGCGGCCGGTGTGGAAGGTGCTGCCGGTGCGCGTCGGTGTCACGGTGGTGCTGCTCGTGCTCGCCGTGGTCAGCGCGCTCATCGTGGTGTTCACCGGCGGACTGGCCCGTCAGGCCGGCGCCGCGCTGGGCATCGGGGACACGGCCCTGACCGTCTGGTCCATCGCGAAGTGGCCGGTGCTGATCGTCCTCGTCACCGTCATGATCGCCCTGCTGTACTGGGCGACGCCCAACGTGCGGGGCCGGGGCCTGAAGTGGATCACGCCGGGCAGTGTGCTCGCGCTGCTGCTGTGGCTGATCGCCTCCGCCGGCTTCGCGTTCTACGTCGCCAACTTCGCCTCGTACAACAAGACGTACGGCACGCTCGCCGGCGTGATCGTCTTCCTGGTGTGGCTGTGGATCAGCAACATCGCGATCCTGCTGGGCCTGGAGTTCGACGCGGAGCTGGCCCGTCAGCGTGCCGTCGCGGGCGGCCTGGCGGAGGGCGAGGAACCCTACGTCGAGCCGCGCGACACCCGTGCGTGGAGCGAGGAGGACAAGCGCCGGGCGGAGTGA
- a CDS encoding polysaccharide deacetylase family protein, which produces MARHGGRGWYGRVIAAAVGVTAMAAVTSVWTAQADGSGAESGAEASARPSAAASAPARVAVDIAHASDRGPRGVNITIDDGPDPVWTPQVLDVLRENGVKATFCMVGAQAQAHPDLVKAVVAAGHRLCDHSVSHDTSMDAKPQAYQSQQILDAERMITEASGGVRPLYYRAPGGAFTPYSRDLAASRGMRPLGWNVDTKDFERPGAAAIVANVKSEVGNGPTILFHDAGGDRSQTVTALREVLPWLKQQGYSFGFPVR; this is translated from the coding sequence ATGGCGCGGCATGGCGGGCGGGGTTGGTACGGCCGGGTAATCGCGGCGGCGGTAGGGGTCACGGCGATGGCCGCGGTCACCTCGGTGTGGACCGCGCAGGCCGACGGCAGCGGGGCGGAATCGGGGGCGGAGGCGTCCGCGCGTCCCTCCGCGGCGGCGTCCGCCCCGGCGCGGGTCGCCGTGGACATCGCCCACGCCTCCGACCGCGGCCCCCGGGGCGTCAACATCACCATCGACGACGGCCCCGACCCCGTCTGGACGCCCCAAGTCCTCGACGTGCTGCGGGAGAACGGGGTGAAGGCGACCTTCTGCATGGTGGGCGCCCAGGCCCAGGCGCACCCGGACCTGGTCAAGGCCGTGGTGGCGGCGGGCCACCGGCTGTGCGACCACAGCGTCTCGCACGACACGTCCATGGACGCCAAGCCGCAGGCCTACCAGTCGCAGCAGATCCTGGACGCGGAGCGCATGATCACCGAGGCGTCCGGAGGCGTCCGCCCGCTGTACTACCGGGCGCCGGGCGGCGCGTTCACCCCCTACAGCCGGGATCTCGCCGCCTCCCGCGGGATGCGCCCGCTGGGCTGGAACGTCGACACCAAGGACTTCGAGCGGCCGGGCGCCGCCGCCATCGTCGCCAACGTCAAGAGCGAGGTGGGCAACGGTCCGACCATCCTCTTCCACGACGCGGGCGGCGACCGCTCCCAGACCGTGACCGCGCTGCGCGAGGTCCTGCCCTGGCTGAAGCAGCAGGGATACTCCTTCGGCTTCCCGGTGCGCTGA